A stretch of Coleofasciculaceae cyanobacterium DNA encodes these proteins:
- a CDS encoding glycoside hydrolase family 57 protein, which yields MALGYLALVLHAHLPFVRHPESDFVLEEEWLFEAITETYVPLLQVFENLKRDGVDFKMTMSMTPPLVSMLRDELLQDRYDAHLTQLQELISKELERHQHNGHMRYLAEYYANSFNQIRKTWESYSRDLVAAFKQFLDSGNLDIITCGATHGYLPLMKMYPQAVWSQIKVACEHYESNFGRPPKGIWLPECAYYEGLERMLADAGLRYFLTDGHGILYARPRPRFGSYAPIFTETGVAAFGRDHESSQQVWSSKVGYPGAVEYREFYKDLGWEAEYEYIKPYIMPNGQRKNTGIKYHKITSRDGGLSEKGLYDPYWAREKAAEHASNFMYNRERQIQHLNDMLQRPPIVVSPYDAELFGHWWYEGPQFIDFLFRKSWYDQNTYDMTHLSEYLQQQPNQQVCRPSQSSWGYKGFHEYWLNDTNAWVYPHLHKAAERMIKLANREPADELEWRALNQAARELLLAQSSDWAFIMRTGTMVPYAIRRTRSHLLRFNKIHEDLLVGKVDSGWLEKVEAIDNIFPNINYRTYRSI from the coding sequence ATGGCTCTTGGTTATCTTGCTCTCGTCTTACACGCTCACTTACCTTTCGTTCGACATCCAGAAAGCGATTTTGTTTTAGAAGAAGAATGGCTGTTTGAAGCTATAACTGAAACTTATGTTCCTTTGCTTCAGGTCTTTGAAAACTTGAAGCGGGACGGAGTTGATTTTAAAATGACTATGAGTATGACACCGCCTTTGGTGTCAATGCTACGCGATGAACTCCTACAAGATCGTTATGACGCTCATCTTACTCAGCTACAAGAATTAATTAGCAAAGAGCTAGAACGGCATCAGCACAATGGTCATATGCGCTATTTGGCTGAATACTATGCTAACTCCTTTAATCAAATCAGGAAAACTTGGGAAAGCTACAGCCGAGATTTAGTAGCTGCCTTCAAGCAATTTTTAGATAGTGGCAACCTCGACATTATTACCTGTGGTGCGACTCACGGTTATCTTCCTTTAATGAAGATGTATCCTCAAGCAGTGTGGTCACAAATCAAGGTCGCTTGCGAACATTATGAGTCCAACTTTGGTCGTCCACCCAAAGGAATTTGGCTACCAGAATGCGCCTACTATGAAGGTTTGGAAAGAATGCTGGCTGATGCTGGCTTACGCTACTTTTTAACTGATGGACACGGTATTCTTTATGCACGTCCCCGTCCTCGTTTCGGCTCTTATGCACCGATTTTTACCGAAACAGGAGTTGCTGCTTTTGGTCGCGATCACGAATCTTCGCAGCAAGTTTGGTCTTCCAAAGTTGGATATCCTGGTGCAGTTGAATATCGTGAATTTTACAAAGACCTAGGCTGGGAGGCTGAATATGAGTATATTAAGCCCTACATTATGCCTAATGGTCAGCGCAAAAATACGGGTATAAAATATCATAAAATTACTAGTCGTGATGGCGGATTGTCAGAAAAAGGTCTTTACGATCCTTATTGGGCAAGGGAGAAAGCTGCCGAACACGCGAGTAACTTTATGTACAATCGAGAAAGACAAATTCAACATCTAAACGATATGTTGCAGCGTCCGCCGATTGTAGTTTCTCCTTATGATGCCGAATTATTTGGTCATTGGTGGTATGAAGGGCCACAATTTATTGATTTTTTATTCCGCAAGAGTTGGTACGACCAAAATACCTACGACATGACACACCTGTCGGAATATTTGCAGCAGCAGCCTAACCAGCAGGTTTGTCGTCCGTCACAATCTAGCTGGGGTTATAAAGGATTCCATGAGTATTGGTTGAACGACACCAACGCCTGGGTTTATCCTCATTTACATAAAGCAGCGGAAAGAATGATTAAGCTGGCAAATCGCGAACCTGCTGATGAGCTTGAGTGGCGTGCTTTAAACCAAGCGGCTAGAGAGTTGCTGTTAGCGCAGTCCTCTGATTGGGCGTTTATTATGCGCACAGGAACCATGGTTCCTTATGCAATTCGCAGAACGCGATCGCATTTACTCCGCTTTAATAAAATTCACGAGGATCTTTTGGTAGGCAAAGTAGATTCTGGATGGTTAGAAAAAGTTGAGGCGATCGATAATATTTTCCCCAATATCAACTATCGTACTTATAGAAGTATATAG
- the lspA gene encoding signal peptidase II, translating into MRKKLMRRKRSFWLTAILGIILDQITKFIVVQNFAEVGDTFALWQDVFHLTYVINTGAAFSFFRGKVEILRWISLIVSLILIIFVYYSPRLSRSEQLGYGFILAGAIGNGIDRFFFGYVVDFLDFRLINFPVFNLADVAINIGVLLLLISSFSFPSKPTQKN; encoded by the coding sequence ATGAGGAAGAAATTAATGAGACGGAAAAGAAGCTTTTGGCTAACAGCTATTTTGGGAATTATTCTCGATCAAATAACTAAATTTATAGTAGTACAAAATTTTGCCGAAGTTGGCGACACTTTTGCTTTATGGCAAGACGTGTTCCATTTAACTTATGTAATTAATACTGGTGCTGCCTTCAGCTTTTTTCGGGGAAAAGTTGAAATTTTACGCTGGATTTCTTTGATAGTAAGCTTAATTTTAATTATTTTTGTTTACTATTCTCCCCGGTTAAGTCGCTCCGAGCAATTAGGATATGGATTTATTTTAGCTGGGGCAATTGGGAACGGTATTGATCGCTTCTTTTTTGGTTATGTGGTAGATTTTTTAGATTTTCGCCTAATTAACTTTCCTGTATTTAATCTAGCCGACGTCGCGATTAATATTGGCGTATTATTATTGCTAATCTCTAGTTTTTCTTTTCCATCTAAACCGACTCAAAAAAATTAA
- a CDS encoding DUF4915 domain-containing protein, translating into MGSVKTYQAGKILIGLQPNGRLSVFERTFDRCMGLWVQQSALYLSSQYQIWGFQNALKPEQTYNSYDCLYIP; encoded by the coding sequence ATGGGGAGTGTCAAAACGTACCAGGCGGGTAAAATTTTAATTGGTCTACAACCCAACGGCAGGCTATCAGTTTTTGAACGTACTTTTGACCGCTGTATGGGTTTATGGGTTCAACAATCAGCTCTATATCTTAGTTCTCAGTATCAAATCTGGGGGTTTCAAAATGCTCTTAAACCTGAGCAAACCTATAATAGTTATGATTGTCTTTATATTCCCTAA
- the typA gene encoding translational GTPase TypA, with protein MSLPIRNIAIIAHVDHGKTTLVDALLKQSGIFREGEDVPDCVMDSNDLERERGITILSKNTAVSYQDTLINIVDTPGHADFGGEVERVLGMVDGCILIVDANEGPMPQTRFVLKKALEKGLRPIVVVNKIDRPRAHPDGAVDKVFDLFVELGADDDQCDFTTLYASGLQGYVKENIEEEGVDMQPLFEAILHHVPPPAGDVDQPLQLQVTTLDYSDYLGRIVIGRIHNGVLRAGQQAALIKEDGKIVKTKISKLMGFKGLARVELEEASAGNIVAVAGFADANIGETITCPNEPQALPLIKVDEPTLQMTFSVNNSPFAGQEGNYVTSRQIRDRLMRELETNVALRVEDGDSAEKFLVSGRGELHLGILIETMRREGYEFQVSQPQVIYREINGKPCEPFEYLVLDVPEAAVGSCIERLGQRKGEMKDMQNGGGRTQLEFIIPARGLIGFRGDFVRITRGEGIMNHSFLEYRDFSGELETRYNGVIIAFEEGIATFYALKNAEDRGVFFITPGTKVYKGMIVGEHNRSQDLDLNVCKAKQLTNHRAASGDELVQLQSPMEMSLERALEYIGSDELVEVTPESIRLRKLGTKKLAKR; from the coding sequence ATGTCTCTTCCTATTCGCAACATTGCTATCATTGCCCACGTCGATCACGGTAAAACAACTCTCGTAGATGCGCTACTCAAACAATCGGGTATTTTCCGCGAAGGCGAAGATGTACCAGATTGCGTCATGGACTCTAATGACCTCGAAAGAGAGCGAGGAATTACAATCCTGTCTAAAAACACCGCCGTTAGTTATCAAGATACTTTAATTAACATTGTCGATACTCCAGGACACGCAGACTTCGGTGGTGAAGTCGAACGAGTTTTGGGTATGGTGGACGGCTGTATTTTGATCGTTGACGCTAACGAAGGTCCGATGCCTCAAACCCGTTTTGTACTTAAAAAAGCGTTAGAGAAAGGCTTACGTCCAATCGTTGTAGTTAACAAAATTGACCGTCCTCGCGCTCATCCTGATGGCGCAGTTGATAAAGTATTTGATTTATTCGTAGAACTGGGCGCAGACGACGACCAATGTGACTTTACCACTCTTTACGCCTCTGGTTTACAGGGATATGTCAAAGAAAATATAGAAGAAGAGGGTGTAGATATGCAACCCTTGTTTGAGGCGATTCTGCATCATGTTCCACCACCAGCAGGCGATGTTGACCAGCCCCTTCAGCTACAGGTAACAACTCTTGACTATTCCGATTATTTGGGTCGCATTGTAATTGGTAGAATTCATAACGGCGTTTTAAGAGCTGGTCAACAAGCTGCCTTAATTAAAGAGGATGGAAAGATTGTCAAAACCAAAATTTCCAAATTGATGGGCTTTAAAGGACTAGCCAGAGTTGAATTAGAAGAAGCCAGCGCTGGAAACATTGTCGCAGTTGCCGGTTTTGCCGACGCTAATATCGGAGAAACTATTACCTGTCCAAACGAACCTCAAGCACTGCCTTTGATTAAGGTAGATGAGCCTACATTACAAATGACTTTTTCGGTTAATAATTCGCCTTTTGCGGGTCAAGAAGGAAACTATGTAACTTCCAGACAGATTCGCGATCGCCTAATGCGAGAATTAGAAACTAATGTAGCACTTCGTGTCGAAGATGGAGATTCTGCCGAGAAATTTTTAGTATCGGGTAGAGGTGAATTGCATTTAGGTATCTTGATTGAAACTATGCGTCGTGAAGGATATGAGTTTCAAGTATCTCAACCCCAGGTAATTTATCGAGAAATTAATGGTAAACCCTGTGAGCCTTTTGAATATCTTGTGTTAGACGTACCAGAAGCTGCTGTTGGAAGCTGCATTGAACGTCTCGGCCAGCGTAAGGGCGAGATGAAAGATATGCAGAATGGCGGTGGACGAACTCAACTAGAGTTTATCATCCCTGCTAGGGGTTTGATTGGTTTTCGCGGTGACTTTGTCCGAATCACTCGTGGCGAAGGCATTATGAACCATAGTTTCCTAGAGTATCGTGATTTCTCAGGAGAATTAGAAACTCGCTACAACGGTGTCATCATTGCTTTTGAAGAGGGGATAGCAACGTTTTATGCTCTCAAAAATGCTGAAGATCGTGGAGTATTCTTTATTACTCCTGGTACTAAAGTTTATAAAGGGATGATTGTGGGCGAACATAATCGTTCTCAAGATCTGGATTTGAATGTATGTAAAGCCAAACAGCTAACTAACCATCGTGCTGCTAGTGGCGATGAGCTGGTACAGCTGCAATCACCTATGGAAATGAGTCTAGAACGAGCCTTGGAATATATTGGTTCTGATGAGTTGGTAGAGGTTACACCAGAATCGATCCGCTTACGCAAGCTTGGAACTAAAAAGCTGGCGAAAAGATAG
- the rpsU gene encoding 30S ribosomal protein S21 encodes MTQVVVGQNENIESALRRFKRQVSKAGIFADIKRRRHHETPIEKRKRKAIARRKKRYR; translated from the coding sequence ATGACCCAAGTGGTTGTTGGACAAAACGAAAACATAGAATCTGCACTACGTCGATTTAAACGTCAAGTATCTAAAGCAGGTATTTTTGCCGATATTAAACGTCGTCGTCACCACGAGACACCAATTGAAAAGCGTAAGCGCAAAGCAATTGCTCGTCGCAAAAAACGTTACCGTTAA
- a CDS encoding PAS domain-containing sensor histidine kinase: protein MDLIPVVDNQEYLLCDRNLSITQFSAGVQKYAEQPIAIGEDIRVGFPEIVGLESTCQEILLGRQTSFILETISRDRQLVDRVLYFDLSITAIEEHLAIFLEDVTESTLAQQSSMQKLNEAEITLNKLQRFQYCTNKIIASMRDVLLITSPQGKIERVNKSTTELFKQKRSQLINQSIDNLIPDSSFNHHQIYSSLLASQDAVKKIEVNLISKQQQTIQIEFDCFVAPTEIKDFFNCVYIGRDVTARKHAETEIRKSLAKEKELTELKSGFISMASHEFRNPLSSILLCVQNLREDSNLSNSNREFYLQSIQDAALTMNSLLEDILVLSKAESDKQKLKLEPIDLENFCLQIIQKLASIYAGKKVNFDYQVAIKEINLDRTTIRNILNNLLSNALKYSPAGATVELIVSYSTQPAKIKLQVRDRGIGIPQESQKHLFESFYRASNVYSTPGTGLGLSIVKKSVDLYQGSIAVDSQINRGTNIAVTLPIK from the coding sequence GTGGATTTAATACCCGTTGTCGATAACCAAGAATATTTATTGTGCGATCGCAATTTGAGCATCACGCAATTTTCGGCTGGCGTTCAAAAATATGCCGAACAACCTATTGCAATTGGCGAAGATATTAGAGTCGGCTTTCCCGAAATTGTTGGCTTAGAATCAACCTGCCAAGAAATACTTTTGGGACGACAAACAAGCTTTATTTTAGAGACTATTTCTCGCGATCGGCAACTGGTGGATCGGGTTTTATATTTTGATTTATCGATTACAGCTATAGAAGAGCATCTGGCTATTTTTTTAGAAGATGTCACGGAATCGACTTTAGCTCAACAATCATCGATGCAAAAACTAAATGAGGCAGAAATTACCCTTAATAAGCTGCAAAGATTTCAATACTGTACCAACAAAATTATTGCTTCGATGCGAGACGTTTTGTTGATTACATCTCCTCAAGGAAAGATAGAACGAGTCAATAAATCAACTACCGAACTATTTAAGCAGAAAAGATCACAGTTAATTAATCAATCGATCGATAATTTAATTCCAGATTCTAGCTTCAATCATCATCAAATATACAGTTCTTTATTAGCTTCACAAGATGCTGTTAAAAAGATCGAGGTTAACTTGATCAGCAAACAACAACAAACGATTCAGATTGAGTTTGACTGTTTTGTAGCGCCAACAGAGATCAAAGACTTTTTCAACTGTGTATATATAGGTAGAGATGTTACCGCTAGAAAGCACGCAGAAACTGAAATTCGTAAATCTCTTGCCAAAGAAAAAGAACTAACAGAGTTGAAGTCAGGATTTATTTCCATGGCTTCTCATGAATTTCGTAATCCCCTGAGTAGTATTTTACTCTGCGTCCAAAATTTGCGAGAAGATTCTAATTTAAGCAATTCAAACCGCGAGTTTTATCTGCAATCAATTCAAGATGCAGCTTTGACCATGAATTCCTTATTAGAAGATATTTTAGTTTTAAGTAAAGCAGAATCAGACAAACAGAAATTAAAGTTAGAACCAATAGATTTAGAAAATTTCTGTCTTCAGATTATTCAAAAATTAGCTTCGATTTATGCAGGCAAAAAAGTTAATTTTGATTATCAAGTTGCCATCAAAGAAATTAATTTAGATCGAACGACAATTAGAAATATATTAAACAATTTATTATCAAATGCTCTAAAATATTCTCCTGCGGGTGCAACCGTAGAGTTAATTGTTTCTTATTCCACTCAACCAGCCAAAATTAAACTGCAAGTGCGCGATCGCGGCATCGGTATTCCTCAAGAATCGCAAAAGCATTTGTTTGAATCTTTTTATCGTGCGAGCAATGTTTATAGCACTCCTGGAACGGGTTTAGGATTATCGATTGTGAAAAAGTCCGTAGATTTATATCAGGGTTCAATAGCTGTTGATAGTCAGATAAATCGAGGCACAAATATTGCTGTTACACTGCCAATTAAGTAA
- a CDS encoding transposase has translation MQTELGLRSLVFIKTARKRYALKHLKISRQRKDHAVKLARCVITSNDVVAYEDLTIAKGVKNHNLAKSITDVGWYQFRVWLEYFGYKLGKITIAVPPQYTSVKCSECGAKVTKTLSTRTHKCKCGCILDRDENAARNILSIGLSTVGHTGSTKAWGE, from the coding sequence GTGCAGACAGAGCTTGGGCTGCGATCTCTCGTTTTTATCAAAACTGCCAGAAAAAGATACGCCTTAAAGCACTTAAAGATAAGTAGGCAGCGTAAAGATCATGCCGTGAAGTTGGCACGATGCGTAATCACATCTAACGATGTAGTCGCCTATGAAGACTTAACAATTGCCAAAGGAGTAAAAAATCACAATCTGGCAAAGTCCATCACTGATGTAGGTTGGTATCAATTTAGAGTTTGGTTAGAGTATTTTGGTTATAAGTTGGGCAAGATCACAATTGCTGTCCCGCCGCAATATACCTCGGTTAAATGCTCCGAGTGTGGAGCAAAAGTAACCAAAACACTTAGCACTAGAACTCATAAATGTAAATGTGGCTGCATTTTAGATCGAGATGAGAATGCAGCTAGAAACATTCTTTCGATAGGGCTAAGTACCGTAGGGCATACGGGATCTACTAAAGCTTGGGGAGAATAA